The Myxococcota bacterium genome has a window encoding:
- a CDS encoding glycosyltransferase family 39 protein produces MRKLGLLLALGLLPLAGLGATGLLDYDEAAYGDIARAMLARGDWLVPVMCGEPWFEKPPLLYWTSALGMKLVGIGPAGARLGTLLAGAAAPMALFALSRRPLGERAAFAAAVALASALEFAVLARVALTDMLLLLWLTVCVGALHHAFEDRARDTRWFALACLACALAVLTKGPIGLALPAAAGLLELLLRRRPGALLRPSWLLLGVAIVGGLGGSWYLALGAAHGFGFLRSLFVEHNVGRFAEPMQGHGGPLWYYVPVLLGALFPWAPLLPLAAARAGLGAGDERARHLRLFALFSALVFAFFSLAGTKLPSYVAPVLPGCALLVGALVARPSDSARDRAFAVSLWAVFALMALVSVAVTLLPLAARFPPSMLSDKTALHPGLDQRLDPGPMCAAAGFALAAGAIAAALWWQERRERAWLALCGGALAGYTLLSAFVLPRVDAQVNAPLRRLAARAGALTGPDERLLVLGLRHAASICFYSGRPTEYVSDSGGKYSEAVVFGEQHPRIGISGGPQLSRFEHSERLELLERDGGYVLFRIPDTSSGVPPP; encoded by the coding sequence TTGCGCAAGCTCGGGCTTCTCCTCGCGCTGGGACTCCTGCCGCTCGCGGGGCTGGGCGCTACGGGCCTGCTCGACTACGACGAGGCGGCCTACGGAGACATCGCGCGCGCGATGCTGGCCCGCGGCGACTGGCTCGTGCCGGTGATGTGCGGCGAGCCGTGGTTCGAGAAGCCGCCGCTCTTGTACTGGACTTCGGCGCTGGGCATGAAGCTCGTCGGGATCGGCCCCGCGGGCGCGCGGCTGGGGACGCTTTTGGCCGGCGCCGCCGCGCCCATGGCGCTGTTCGCGCTCTCGCGCCGGCCCCTGGGCGAGCGTGCGGCGTTCGCGGCGGCGGTCGCGCTCGCGAGCGCGCTCGAGTTCGCGGTGCTGGCGCGCGTCGCGCTCACCGACATGCTGCTGCTCCTGTGGCTCACCGTGTGTGTCGGCGCGCTGCACCATGCCTTCGAGGACCGCGCCCGAGACACACGCTGGTTCGCGCTGGCGTGTCTGGCCTGCGCGCTCGCGGTGCTGACCAAGGGACCGATCGGGCTCGCGCTGCCGGCGGCGGCGGGGCTCTTGGAGCTGCTCCTGCGCCGACGGCCGGGCGCGCTGCTGCGGCCGAGCTGGCTCCTGCTCGGCGTGGCGATCGTGGGCGGTCTCGGCGGCTCGTGGTATCTCGCGCTCGGGGCCGCCCACGGCTTCGGCTTCCTGCGCTCGCTCTTCGTCGAGCACAACGTGGGGCGCTTCGCCGAGCCCATGCAGGGCCACGGCGGTCCCCTCTGGTACTACGTGCCGGTGCTCCTGGGCGCGCTCTTCCCCTGGGCGCCGCTCCTGCCGCTGGCGGCGGCGCGCGCCGGCCTGGGCGCCGGCGACGAGCGCGCGAGACACTTGCGCCTGTTCGCGCTCTTTTCCGCGCTCGTGTTCGCGTTCTTCAGCCTCGCCGGTACGAAGCTGCCGAGCTACGTGGCGCCGGTGCTGCCGGGCTGCGCGCTCCTGGTCGGCGCGCTGGTGGCCCGGCCGAGTGACTCCGCCCGCGACCGCGCGTTCGCTGTCTCGCTCTGGGCGGTGTTCGCGCTGATGGCGCTGGTCTCGGTGGCGGTGACCCTGCTGCCGCTCGCGGCGCGCTTTCCGCCCTCGATGCTGTCGGACAAGACGGCGCTCCACCCCGGTCTAGACCAGCGGCTCGATCCGGGCCCGATGTGCGCGGCCGCGGGCTTCGCGCTGGCCGCCGGGGCGATCGCCGCGGCGCTGTGGTGGCAGGAGCGGCGCGAACGCGCCTGGCTCGCGCTGTGCGGCGGCGCGCTGGCCGGCTACACGCTGCTCTCGGCCTTCGTGCTGCCGCGCGTCGACGCGCAGGTGAACGCGCCGCTGCGCCGGCTCGCCGCGCGCGCCGGAGCGCTCACCGGTCCCGACGAGCGGCTGCTCGTGCTGGGCCTGCGCCACGCCGCGAGCATCTGCTTCTACTCCGGCCGGCCCACCGAGTACGTGAGTGACTCGGGCGGGAAATACTCCGAGGCCGTGGTGTTCGGCGAACAGCACCCGCGCATCGGCATCAGCGGCGGGCCGCAGCTCTCGCGCTTCGAGCACAGCGAACGGCTCGAGCTGCTCGAGCGCGACGGCGGCTACGTGCTGTTCCGGATCCCGGACACGAGCTCGGGCGTGCCGCCGCCCTGA
- a CDS encoding acyl-CoA dehydrogenase family protein, producing the protein MDFNDTKAEADFRAQAKAFLDQHLKPLAKGEANNMLSERDDPDSLKRAKQWQATKYDNGWAVLTWPKEFGGREATPIQSVIWNQEEAKYRTPPAVFGIGLGMLGPTIMAHGTQEQKDKYIKKMARGEEIWCQLFSEPAAGSDLAGLRTSAVKKGNDWIVNGQKIWTTGAHFSKWGMIVTRTDPTVAKHAGLTYFIVDMESPGIEIRQIKQINGGSGFNEVFFSDVKVPDSNRLGRVGDGWRVALTTLMNERASIGGGGGGMRTEDLIRQAREADWNGRPALEDSAVRQKIADFYIRSSGLKYTGYRTLTALSRGTTPGPESSIGKLVGAPLGQDVSAFAMELQGLAGGAMGPAQEGYLGSPGLRIAGGTDEIMRNILAERVLRLPPEPRLDKETAFRDIPTGPATK; encoded by the coding sequence GTGGACTTCAACGACACCAAGGCAGAGGCTGACTTCCGCGCACAGGCGAAGGCCTTCCTGGACCAGCATCTCAAGCCGCTCGCCAAGGGCGAGGCGAACAACATGCTGTCCGAGCGCGACGATCCCGATTCGCTCAAGCGCGCGAAGCAGTGGCAGGCCACCAAGTACGACAACGGCTGGGCGGTCCTGACCTGGCCGAAGGAGTTCGGGGGCCGCGAGGCCACGCCCATCCAGTCGGTGATCTGGAACCAGGAAGAGGCCAAGTACCGCACGCCGCCGGCGGTGTTCGGCATCGGCCTGGGCATGCTGGGCCCCACCATCATGGCGCACGGCACGCAGGAGCAGAAGGACAAGTACATCAAGAAGATGGCGCGCGGCGAAGAGATCTGGTGCCAGCTCTTCAGCGAGCCGGCCGCGGGCTCGGACCTCGCCGGTCTGCGCACGTCGGCCGTGAAGAAGGGCAACGACTGGATCGTCAACGGCCAGAAGATCTGGACCACCGGCGCTCACTTCAGCAAGTGGGGCATGATCGTGACTCGCACCGATCCGACGGTCGCGAAGCACGCCGGCCTGACCTACTTCATCGTCGACATGGAGTCACCGGGCATCGAGATCCGCCAGATCAAGCAGATCAACGGCGGCTCGGGCTTCAACGAGGTGTTCTTCAGCGACGTGAAGGTGCCCGACTCCAACCGCCTGGGGCGCGTGGGCGACGGCTGGCGCGTGGCGCTGACCACGCTCATGAACGAGCGCGCGTCGATCGGCGGCGGCGGCGGCGGCATGCGCACCGAGGACCTGATCCGCCAGGCGCGCGAAGCCGACTGGAACGGCCGGCCGGCGCTGGAAGACAGCGCGGTGCGCCAGAAGATCGCGGACTTCTACATCCGCTCTTCGGGCCTGAAGTACACCGGCTACCGCACCCTGACCGCGCTCTCGCGCGGCACCACGCCGGGACCGGAGAGCTCGATCGGCAAGCTGGTCGGCGCGCCGCTGGGCCAGGACGTGTCTGCCTTCGCGATGGAGCTCCAGGGCCTCGCGGGTGGTGCGATGGGTCCGGCGCAGGAGGGCTATCTCGGCTCGCCAGGCCTGCGCATCGCGGGCGGCACCGACGAGATCATGCGGAACATCCTGGCGGAGCGCGTGCTGCGGCTGCCGCCCGAGCCGCGGCTCGACAAGGAGACCGCATTCCGCGACATCCCGACCGGCCCCGCCACGAAGTGA
- the dusB gene encoding tRNA dihydrouridine synthase DusB has protein sequence MDEKYRSALNRDVPPARRGEFGALEIGPLQVWPPVVLAPMAGVTNAPFRTLCKRFGAGLYVSEMITARALVEGNEKTLRLAGFAPEEKPRSLQLYGVDPEYVGRAVEWLVGEARVDHIDMNFGCPVRKVTRRGGGAALPLRPRLLRNIVRAAVTRARGVPVTLKFRIGVDDEHTTHLDCGRIARDEGCAAIALHARTAAQLYDGAARWDEIARLKDAVRGIPVLGNGDVWEAEDALRMMRTTGCDGVVVGRGCLGRPWLFRDLSDVFDGRAPQDPPRFGEVADLMAAHAELLAAWFGESFGLRGFRKHATWYTKGFRDSKALRVRLCEVRSLAELGGILAGIDRDEPFSPVAVRAPRGKSGGTQRVALPEGWLEHPDDETPPGAEAEDPTSGG, from the coding sequence ATGGACGAGAAGTACCGCAGCGCGCTGAATCGCGACGTCCCGCCCGCCCGGCGCGGCGAGTTCGGCGCGCTCGAGATCGGTCCGCTCCAGGTCTGGCCGCCGGTCGTGCTCGCGCCCATGGCCGGGGTCACGAACGCGCCCTTCCGCACGCTGTGCAAGCGCTTCGGCGCCGGCCTCTACGTGTCCGAGATGATCACCGCGCGCGCGCTGGTCGAGGGCAACGAGAAGACACTGCGGCTCGCGGGCTTCGCGCCCGAGGAGAAGCCGCGCAGCCTGCAGCTCTACGGCGTCGACCCGGAGTACGTGGGCCGGGCGGTCGAATGGCTGGTGGGCGAGGCGCGCGTCGACCACATCGACATGAACTTCGGCTGCCCCGTGCGCAAGGTGACTCGCCGCGGCGGCGGGGCCGCGCTGCCGCTGCGCCCGCGGCTGTTGCGCAACATCGTGCGCGCCGCAGTGACTCGCGCGCGCGGCGTGCCGGTCACGCTGAAGTTCCGGATCGGCGTCGACGACGAACACACCACCCATCTCGACTGCGGCCGCATCGCCCGGGACGAGGGCTGCGCCGCGATCGCCCTGCACGCGCGCACCGCCGCGCAGCTCTACGACGGCGCGGCGCGCTGGGACGAGATCGCCCGCCTGAAGGACGCCGTGCGCGGCATTCCCGTGCTGGGCAACGGCGACGTCTGGGAGGCCGAGGACGCGCTGCGCATGATGCGCACCACGGGCTGCGACGGCGTCGTGGTGGGGCGCGGGTGTCTCGGCCGGCCCTGGCTGTTCCGCGACCTGTCCGACGTGTTCGACGGCCGCGCGCCCCAGGACCCGCCGCGCTTCGGCGAGGTCGCCGACCTGATGGCCGCGCACGCGGAGTTACTGGCGGCCTGGTTCGGCGAGTCTTTCGGCCTGAGAGGCTTCCGCAAGCACGCCACCTGGTACACGAAGGGCTTCCGCGACAGCAAGGCGCTGCGCGTGCGGCTGTGCGAGGTGCGCAGCCTGGCCGAGCTGGGCGGGATCCTGGCGGGGATCGACCGCGACGAGCCGTTCTCGCCGGTCGCCGTGCGCGCGCCGCGCGGCAAGAGCGGCGGCACCCAGCGCGTGGCCCTGCCCGAGGGCTGGCTCGAGCATCCCGACGACGAGACACCGCCCGGTGCGGAGGCCGAGGACCCGACCTCGGGCGGCTAG
- a CDS encoding ATP-dependent DNA helicase: MIVADESARTLSLGVEDLLDAGEHGAGFARDEAPEAAPLRAEALAQAAASGARCQVALEVPLTWREWTLHVSGTADVLRPGAHGSSLEQLRVVPDGGPDGAGRALERAGFTALLLSYAGESVARVAVLELALDGSASRADLVFKREAWEDLLRGRLDELAQRAELELGRARRRRTLEVPFPFGEPRPVQEAMLREVAGAAASGLVLLCAAPTGVGKTAAALHPFLCDALAHDRRVFFVTSRGSQQELALETLRRMLPAGGPALGLQISAKERVCPQERLGCVERRCPWGRRFVERLTRTGLLDSLETRGVMSAEEVAVEARAHELCPFEVTLRLAQRATAVVCDFNYVFDPRVALRHLLNEASGRDLLVVDEAHDLPERARGALSPALDLDRLESLGTCLELQIEPAYQRAGELLREVASHCRGGAERLAQERESVAPWVEPPARGFWEPVALRAAVSQMETQALVAHAAPLDSRLAPRREGRDARLRDPVQSALADVRDFAAAAEADPDQFAALWSPDRASLLCLDPAPWLGTRIKSFHAAVLMSATLAPLEHHARLLGVEGPRSLSLELPCPFPRANRLLLASTAVDTRFRVRSEHAAELARTIARCAATRRGNWLAFFPSFAFRDEVVAHLPPGGPRVLLQLPGAPVEPIFARLRANRGAQTLLVCGVHGGVLAEGVDYPGELAIGVFVVGPGLPKVELERELVRAHFERETGAGFEYAYLVPGLARAVQAGGRVLRGPDDVGAIVLLDRRFAEPEYFDRLPGWWRDEIVLSEDPARELAAFWRGGPGRRLQDSGA; the protein is encoded by the coding sequence GTGATCGTCGCCGACGAGAGCGCGCGCACGCTCTCGCTCGGCGTCGAGGACCTGCTCGACGCCGGCGAGCACGGTGCCGGCTTCGCGCGCGACGAGGCGCCCGAAGCCGCGCCGCTGCGCGCCGAGGCGCTCGCGCAGGCGGCGGCCTCGGGCGCGCGCTGCCAGGTCGCGCTCGAGGTGCCGCTCACCTGGCGTGAGTGGACGCTCCACGTGTCCGGTACCGCCGACGTGCTGCGGCCGGGCGCGCACGGCTCGTCTCTCGAGCAGCTGCGCGTGGTGCCCGACGGCGGTCCCGACGGCGCCGGGCGCGCGCTCGAGCGCGCGGGCTTCACGGCGCTCCTGCTCTCGTACGCGGGTGAGTCGGTCGCGCGGGTAGCGGTGCTCGAGCTCGCTCTCGACGGCAGCGCCTCGCGCGCCGACCTGGTGTTCAAGCGCGAGGCGTGGGAAGACCTGCTGCGCGGGCGGCTCGACGAGCTGGCGCAGCGCGCGGAGCTCGAGCTCGGCCGGGCGCGCCGACGCCGCACGCTCGAGGTGCCGTTCCCGTTCGGCGAGCCGCGCCCGGTGCAGGAAGCCATGCTGCGCGAGGTCGCCGGGGCCGCGGCCTCGGGGCTGGTGCTCTTGTGCGCCGCGCCGACAGGCGTGGGCAAGACCGCCGCCGCGCTCCACCCTTTCCTGTGCGACGCGCTCGCGCACGACCGCCGCGTGTTCTTCGTGACTTCGCGCGGCTCGCAGCAGGAGCTCGCGCTCGAGACACTGCGGCGCATGCTGCCGGCGGGCGGGCCCGCGCTCGGCTTGCAGATCTCGGCCAAGGAGCGCGTGTGCCCGCAGGAGCGGCTGGGCTGCGTCGAGCGCCGCTGTCCCTGGGGCCGGCGCTTCGTCGAGCGGCTGACCCGCACGGGTCTGCTCGACTCACTCGAGACGCGCGGCGTGATGTCGGCCGAGGAGGTGGCGGTCGAGGCGCGCGCGCACGAGCTGTGTCCGTTCGAAGTCACGCTGCGGCTGGCGCAGCGCGCCACGGCCGTGGTGTGCGACTTCAACTACGTGTTCGACCCGCGGGTCGCCCTGCGGCACCTGTTGAACGAGGCGTCGGGGCGCGACCTCCTGGTGGTCGACGAAGCCCACGACCTGCCCGAGCGCGCGCGCGGCGCGCTCTCGCCCGCGCTCGATCTGGACCGGCTCGAGTCGCTGGGCACCTGTCTCGAGCTGCAGATCGAGCCCGCGTATCAGCGTGCCGGGGAGCTCCTGCGCGAGGTGGCGAGTCACTGTCGCGGCGGGGCCGAGCGGCTGGCACAGGAGCGGGAGTCCGTGGCGCCGTGGGTCGAGCCGCCGGCGCGCGGCTTCTGGGAGCCGGTCGCCCTGCGCGCGGCCGTGTCGCAGATGGAGACCCAGGCGCTCGTGGCCCACGCGGCGCCGCTCGACTCGCGCCTCGCCCCGCGGCGCGAGGGCCGCGACGCCCGGCTGCGCGATCCGGTGCAGTCGGCGCTGGCCGACGTGCGTGACTTCGCGGCCGCGGCCGAGGCGGACCCGGACCAGTTCGCCGCGCTCTGGTCTCCCGACCGCGCATCGCTCCTGTGTCTCGACCCCGCTCCGTGGCTGGGCACGCGCATCAAGAGCTTCCACGCGGCGGTGCTGATGAGCGCCACGCTGGCGCCGCTCGAGCACCACGCGCGCCTGCTCGGCGTCGAAGGCCCGCGCAGCCTGTCGCTCGAGCTGCCCTGCCCGTTCCCGCGCGCGAATCGGCTGCTTCTGGCCTCGACCGCGGTCGACACGCGCTTCCGCGTGCGCTCGGAGCACGCCGCGGAGCTCGCGCGCACGATCGCGCGCTGCGCCGCCACCCGGCGCGGCAACTGGCTCGCCTTCTTCCCGAGCTTCGCCTTCCGGGACGAAGTCGTGGCCCACCTGCCGCCGGGCGGCCCGCGCGTGCTCTTGCAGCTCCCGGGTGCGCCGGTCGAGCCGATCTTCGCGCGCCTGCGCGCCAACCGCGGCGCGCAGACCCTGCTCGTGTGCGGGGTACACGGGGGTGTGTTGGCCGAAGGCGTGGACTATCCCGGCGAGCTGGCGATCGGCGTGTTCGTCGTCGGACCGGGCCTGCCCAAGGTCGAGCTCGAGCGCGAGCTGGTGCGCGCCCACTTCGAGCGCGAGACGGGAGCCGGCTTCGAGTACGCGTATCTCGTCCCCGGTCTGGCGCGCGCGGTGCAGGCGGGCGGGCGCGTGCTGCGAGGGCCCGACGACGTGGGCGCGATCGTCCTGCTCGACCGCCGCTTCGCCGAGCCCGAGTATTTCGACCGGCTGCCCGGCTGGTGGCGCGATGAGATCGTGCTCAGCGAGGACCCCGCGCGCGAGCTGGCGGCGTTCTGGCGCGGCGGCCCGGGCCGGCGTTTGCAAGACTCCGGCGCGTGA
- a CDS encoding serine/threonine-protein kinase → MQAPLGLPSGSIVADRYELTGELGRGERSIVYCARDRRSGGDVALKLLALAPETAHFARQRLRRESEIVRALAHPGIIRPIELVDHGSWSLIAMELVAGRSLAAAIAADGPMHPDAVARLGIEVSEALSAAHRCGVVHHDLKPENILLDAGGRARLTDFGCARLEGQALLTLPEDPVTLAAFLPPEVIEGQLADPRSDVYSLGLVLYFALVGHVPKGQRPNLPPPPLAGGYHPREKRDDVPEWLDEIVARATRAEPSHRLETAERLGRALSQRSLESRGEDSGEGRALRVCVLCRRPGTLGRAVCPHCEDVEGGAADTLVLVVPAKGSEARDAQRRLLSELTSIPATQLALRSAANAQRALVRVSAAHAEVLVMRLRGRGVESRALPLDRAWLALPYWSMALSAATVLAGASAAYAGFPLLLLASIVPAVAALIAGWAWIQRETLLGDKSDAPPPAALVRAVSDAMPRLQVGQGRKLLIELLRIGRDLWVRLCAGEVSDGARSELTAVLLCGCDAASELARQDGVLDALQLHGERRNEPPPGLMESRALYHSARSRLVQAMLECAASLSRLRAQDMLEPEDERRALHGIGLELREELEDVAKQASDASQLFPGRPLRRLDDA, encoded by the coding sequence ATGCAAGCGCCGCTCGGCCTGCCGTCGGGCTCCATCGTCGCCGACCGCTACGAGCTCACCGGTGAGCTCGGCCGCGGGGAACGCTCGATCGTGTACTGCGCGCGCGACCGCCGCTCGGGCGGCGACGTCGCGCTGAAGCTGCTCGCGCTCGCGCCCGAGACCGCTCACTTCGCGCGCCAGCGCCTGCGCCGCGAGTCCGAGATCGTGCGCGCGCTCGCGCACCCCGGGATCATCCGCCCGATCGAGCTCGTCGACCACGGCTCGTGGAGCCTGATCGCGATGGAGCTGGTCGCGGGGCGGTCACTCGCCGCGGCCATCGCGGCCGACGGCCCGATGCATCCCGACGCGGTCGCGCGGCTGGGCATCGAGGTCTCCGAGGCGCTGTCCGCCGCGCACCGCTGCGGGGTCGTGCACCACGACCTGAAGCCCGAGAACATCCTGCTCGACGCGGGCGGCCGCGCGCGACTCACCGACTTCGGCTGCGCGCGGCTCGAAGGCCAGGCGCTGCTCACTCTGCCCGAGGACCCGGTCACGCTGGCGGCGTTCCTGCCGCCCGAGGTGATCGAGGGCCAGCTCGCCGACCCGCGTTCCGACGTGTACTCGCTCGGGCTCGTGCTGTATTTCGCGCTCGTGGGGCACGTGCCCAAGGGCCAGCGCCCGAACCTGCCGCCGCCGCCGCTGGCGGGCGGCTACCACCCGCGCGAGAAACGCGACGACGTGCCCGAGTGGCTCGACGAGATCGTGGCGCGCGCGACGCGCGCCGAGCCGAGTCACCGGCTCGAGACCGCGGAGCGCCTGGGCCGCGCGCTGTCGCAGCGCTCGCTCGAGAGCCGCGGCGAGGACTCGGGCGAGGGCCGCGCGCTGCGCGTGTGCGTGCTGTGCCGCCGGCCGGGAACCCTGGGCCGCGCCGTGTGCCCGCACTGCGAGGACGTGGAAGGCGGCGCCGCCGACACCCTGGTGCTGGTCGTGCCCGCGAAGGGCAGCGAGGCGCGCGACGCGCAGCGACGCCTGCTGTCGGAGCTCACCAGCATTCCCGCGACTCAGCTCGCGCTGCGCAGCGCGGCCAACGCCCAGCGCGCGCTGGTGCGTGTCTCGGCCGCGCACGCCGAAGTGCTCGTGATGCGGCTGCGCGGGCGGGGCGTCGAGTCACGCGCGCTGCCCCTCGACCGCGCCTGGCTGGCGCTGCCCTACTGGAGCATGGCGCTCTCGGCCGCCACCGTGCTGGCCGGCGCGAGCGCCGCGTACGCGGGCTTCCCGCTCCTGCTCCTGGCTTCGATCGTTCCGGCCGTGGCGGCGCTGATCGCTGGCTGGGCGTGGATCCAGCGCGAGACGTTGCTCGGCGACAAGAGCGACGCGCCGCCGCCCGCCGCGCTGGTGCGCGCGGTCTCCGATGCCATGCCGCGCCTGCAGGTCGGCCAGGGCCGCAAGCTCCTGATCGAGCTCCTGCGCATCGGCCGCGACCTGTGGGTGCGCCTGTGCGCGGGCGAGGTCTCCGATGGCGCCCGCTCGGAGCTCACGGCCGTTCTGTTGTGCGGCTGTGACGCCGCGAGTGAGCTGGCGCGCCAGGACGGCGTGCTCGACGCGCTGCAGCTCCACGGCGAGCGCCGCAACGAGCCGCCGCCCGGACTCATGGAGAGTCGCGCGCTCTACCACAGCGCGCGCAGCCGTCTGGTCCAGGCCATGCTCGAGTGCGCGGCGTCGCTGTCGCGACTGCGCGCGCAGGACATGCTCGAGCCCGAAGACGAGCGCCGCGCGCTGCACGGGATCGGCTTAGAGCTGCGCGAGGAGCTCGAAGACGTGGCGAAGCAGGCGAGCGATGCGTCGCAGCTGTTCCCCGGCCGGCCGCTGCGCAGGCTGGACGACGCCTGA